Proteins from a genomic interval of Tenacibaculum sp. SZ-18:
- a CDS encoding ABC transporter permease → MKFLFDSDTWQEIYGGIRKNKTRTVITIIGVLWGIFLLVVLLGAARGMENNFKNLFGDFATNSLVVWTQRTDKPFKGYQKGRRIQLKTKDVEVLKEEFDGRLKYIVPRCQTMNLLVNGFKSGDFQVSGDYPVLDKVQKKNLIYGRFLNQNDIKNKTKVTVIEENIYKQLFEKNENPINQYIIINNVNYKVVGVYKSGAIDFDGDTAYIPFTTFQQIYNRGNKIDWMMITAQEGVDIEQFESDIQLTLKNLHTVDPEDNKALGGINLAKEIGKFTGFLTGMQFLTWFVGIATLIAGVFAIGNILLITVKERTKEIGIRRALGATPLEIRLQVILESVFLTVVAGMLGIIFGGLILYGIDRAFATGPDAALLNPTVNIPIILVAFGILIVLGTSIGLIPAYMATLVKPIEALREE, encoded by the coding sequence ATTAAATTTTTATTTGATTCAGATACTTGGCAAGAAATTTACGGAGGTATTCGTAAGAATAAAACACGCACAGTAATTACAATTATAGGTGTTTTATGGGGTATTTTTTTACTGGTTGTTCTATTAGGAGCTGCTAGAGGAATGGAGAATAATTTTAAAAATTTATTTGGAGATTTCGCTACAAATAGTTTAGTTGTTTGGACACAAAGAACTGATAAACCATTTAAAGGATATCAAAAAGGAAGAAGGATACAATTAAAAACCAAAGATGTAGAAGTATTAAAAGAAGAATTCGATGGAAGATTAAAGTACATTGTTCCTCGATGTCAAACTATGAATCTTTTGGTAAATGGTTTTAAATCTGGAGATTTTCAAGTAAGTGGAGATTATCCTGTTTTGGATAAAGTTCAAAAGAAAAATTTGATTTATGGAAGATTCCTGAATCAAAACGACATAAAAAATAAAACCAAAGTAACTGTAATTGAGGAAAATATTTATAAACAGTTATTCGAGAAGAACGAAAACCCTATAAATCAGTATATCATAATTAATAATGTAAATTATAAAGTAGTTGGAGTGTATAAGTCTGGCGCAATTGATTTTGATGGTGATACAGCCTACATACCTTTCACTACTTTTCAACAGATTTACAATAGAGGTAATAAAATTGATTGGATGATGATTACTGCTCAGGAAGGAGTAGATATTGAACAATTTGAATCGGATATTCAATTAACATTAAAGAATTTACATACTGTAGACCCAGAAGATAATAAAGCACTAGGTGGAATTAATTTAGCTAAAGAAATCGGTAAATTTACGGGTTTCTTAACTGGAATGCAGTTTTTAACATGGTTCGTTGGAATTGCAACTTTAATTGCAGGTGTTTTTGCTATTGGTAATATCTTATTAATTACTGTAAAAGAACGTACCAAAGAAATTGGAATTAGAAGAGCCTTGGGAGCAACACCTTTAGAAATTAGACTACAAGTGATTTTAGAATCTGTATTTTTAACAGTTGTAGCAGGAATGTTGGGTATAATTTTCGGAGGGCTTATTTTATATGGGATAGACCGAGCTTTTGCCACTGGTCCAGATGCCGCATTATTGAACCCAACGGTTAATATTCCAATAATACTAGTGGCATTCGGAATACTAATTGTGCTAGGAACGTCTATAGGTTTAATACCAGCATATATGGCAACTTTAGTGAAACCTATTGAAGCCCTAAGAGAGGAGTAA